One Oryza brachyantha chromosome 3, ObraRS2, whole genome shotgun sequence DNA segment encodes these proteins:
- the LOC102701072 gene encoding ubiquinone biosynthesis monooxygenase COQ6, mitochondrial isoform X2 has product MNSTLLSLVEAWWAWLLLVHYVANMPLTKHLRVGIIDSNPALKSRNYLKKDGIPDSRVSTITPATMSFFRDIGAWEHVQQQRHAFFGKMQVWDYTGLGYTRYSARDVAKEYLGCVVENKVLCNSLLLRLQEENRDIEKMIYPTRLVSLALPSKSRQVPTSEATSSGYTSGELHRSNLVKLELSDGQTLYSKLVVGADGSKSNVRQAAGIKTTGWNYSQSAIICTVEHITENDCAWQRFLPSGPIALLPIGDNFSNIVWTMSPEESLRHKSMSPEDFVKSVNNALDFGYGPHPRSSSLDFYMEKLFSDVGSTAASTKECFEVPPKAIGVVSERMAFPLSLKHSHDYVSKRLALVGDAAHTVHPLAGQGVNLGFGDAATLAKVIVDGVSVGADFGDISLLKRYENDRKAANIAMAAVLDGFQKIYSVDFGPLNVLRAAAFHGAQYISPLKKNIISYAMGDTKWPLLL; this is encoded by the exons ATGAACTCGACATTGCTATCGTTGGTGGAGGCATGGTGGGCTTGGCTGTTGCTTGTGCATTATGTAG CCAATATGCCATTGACTAAGCATCTGAGAGTTGGCATCATTGATAGCAACCCTGCACTAAAATCAAGAAATTATCTGAAGAAAGATGGCATACCTGATTCAAGGGTCAGTACTATTACTCCTGCAACCATGTCCTTCTTCAGAG ATATTGGCGCATGGGAGCATGTTCAACAGCAAAGACACGCTTTCTTTGGTAAAATGCAG GTATGGGATTACACTGGACTGGGTTACACAAGGTATAGTGCAAGAGACGTGGCAAAAGAATATCTTGG ATGCGTGGTGGAGAACAAGGTGCTTTGCAACTCACTGTTGTTACGGTTACAG GAGGAAAACAGAGACATTGAAAAGATGATCTACCCTACCAGACTTGTTTCTCTTGCTTTACCATCAAAGAGCAGGCAAGTGCCAACAAGTGAAGCAACATCCAGTGGTTACACTTCGGGAGAATTACATCGCAGTAATTTAGTTAAACTTGAGCTAAGTGATGGACAAACCTTATATTCAAAACTTGTG GTAGGAGCTGATGGTTCCAAGTCCAATGTAAGGCAAGCAGCAGGCATAAAAACAACCGGCTGGAATTACTCTCAAAGTGCAATTATCTGTACAGTTGAGCATATTACTGAAAACGATTGTGCATGGCAAAGGTTTCTTCCTTCTGGACCAATCGCTCTACTTCCGATAGGTGACAACTTCAGCAATATTGTGTGGACAATGAGCCCAGAGGAGTCGTTACGCCATAAGTCAATGAGCCCTGAAGATTTTGTGAAGTCTGTGAACAATGCATTAGATTTTGGTTATGGTCCACATCCACGTTCCAgtagtcttgacttttacatGGAAAAGTTATTTTCTGACGTTGGAAGTACGGCTGCATCTACAAAGGAATGCTTTGAAGTGCCCCCAAAAGCAATTGGAGTAGTCTCTGAGAGAATGGCATTTCCGTTGTCGCTGAAGCACTCACATGATTATGTTTCGAAAAGGTTAGCACTAGTTGGTGATGCTGCTCATACAGTCCATCCCTTAGCTGGGCAAGGTGTCAACTTAGGTTTTGGAGATGCAGCTACTTTAGCAAAAGTTATCGTTGATGGAGTTTCTGTGGGTGCTGATTTTGGGGAT ATTTCTTTGCTGAAAAGGTATGAGAACGATCGGAAAGCAGCAAATATTGCAATGGCAGCGGTACTAGATGGTTTCCAGAAGATCTACTCTGTTGATTTTGGACCCCTCAATGTGCTTAGGGCTGCAGCGTTTCATGGTGCCCAGTACATATCACCACTGAAGAAGAACATAATCTCTTATGCAATGGGCGACACGAAATGGCCGCTGTTACTGTAA
- the LOC102701072 gene encoding ubiquinone biosynthesis monooxygenase COQ6, mitochondrial isoform X1: MPPARASAFSALLSRRCFPAANRIRPLVRAFCGAPTSLKDAAAGVAGSQDQSEKFGDVKARPDELDIAIVGGGMVGLAVACALSNMPLTKHLRVGIIDSNPALKSRNYLKKDGIPDSRVSTITPATMSFFRDIGAWEHVQQQRHAFFGKMQVWDYTGLGYTRYSARDVAKEYLGCVVENKVLCNSLLLRLQEENRDIEKMIYPTRLVSLALPSKSRQVPTSEATSSGYTSGELHRSNLVKLELSDGQTLYSKLVVGADGSKSNVRQAAGIKTTGWNYSQSAIICTVEHITENDCAWQRFLPSGPIALLPIGDNFSNIVWTMSPEESLRHKSMSPEDFVKSVNNALDFGYGPHPRSSSLDFYMEKLFSDVGSTAASTKECFEVPPKAIGVVSERMAFPLSLKHSHDYVSKRLALVGDAAHTVHPLAGQGVNLGFGDAATLAKVIVDGVSVGADFGDISLLKRYENDRKAANIAMAAVLDGFQKIYSVDFGPLNVLRAAAFHGAQYISPLKKNIISYAMGDTKWPLLL, encoded by the exons atgccgccggcgcgcgcctccgccttctCCGCCCTGCTCTCCAGAAG ATGCTTCCCGGCGGCGAATCGGATCCGGCCGCTGGTCAGGGCCTTCTGCGGCGCGCCGACTTCGCTCAAGGATGCGGCTGCCGGGGTGGCTGGCTCGCAG GATCAGTCGGAGAAGTTTGGCGATGTGAAAGCTAGACCCGATGAACTCGACATTGCTATCGTTGGTGGAGGCATGGTGGGCTTGGCTGTTGCTTGTGCATTAT CCAATATGCCATTGACTAAGCATCTGAGAGTTGGCATCATTGATAGCAACCCTGCACTAAAATCAAGAAATTATCTGAAGAAAGATGGCATACCTGATTCAAGGGTCAGTACTATTACTCCTGCAACCATGTCCTTCTTCAGAG ATATTGGCGCATGGGAGCATGTTCAACAGCAAAGACACGCTTTCTTTGGTAAAATGCAG GTATGGGATTACACTGGACTGGGTTACACAAGGTATAGTGCAAGAGACGTGGCAAAAGAATATCTTGG ATGCGTGGTGGAGAACAAGGTGCTTTGCAACTCACTGTTGTTACGGTTACAG GAGGAAAACAGAGACATTGAAAAGATGATCTACCCTACCAGACTTGTTTCTCTTGCTTTACCATCAAAGAGCAGGCAAGTGCCAACAAGTGAAGCAACATCCAGTGGTTACACTTCGGGAGAATTACATCGCAGTAATTTAGTTAAACTTGAGCTAAGTGATGGACAAACCTTATATTCAAAACTTGTG GTAGGAGCTGATGGTTCCAAGTCCAATGTAAGGCAAGCAGCAGGCATAAAAACAACCGGCTGGAATTACTCTCAAAGTGCAATTATCTGTACAGTTGAGCATATTACTGAAAACGATTGTGCATGGCAAAGGTTTCTTCCTTCTGGACCAATCGCTCTACTTCCGATAGGTGACAACTTCAGCAATATTGTGTGGACAATGAGCCCAGAGGAGTCGTTACGCCATAAGTCAATGAGCCCTGAAGATTTTGTGAAGTCTGTGAACAATGCATTAGATTTTGGTTATGGTCCACATCCACGTTCCAgtagtcttgacttttacatGGAAAAGTTATTTTCTGACGTTGGAAGTACGGCTGCATCTACAAAGGAATGCTTTGAAGTGCCCCCAAAAGCAATTGGAGTAGTCTCTGAGAGAATGGCATTTCCGTTGTCGCTGAAGCACTCACATGATTATGTTTCGAAAAGGTTAGCACTAGTTGGTGATGCTGCTCATACAGTCCATCCCTTAGCTGGGCAAGGTGTCAACTTAGGTTTTGGAGATGCAGCTACTTTAGCAAAAGTTATCGTTGATGGAGTTTCTGTGGGTGCTGATTTTGGGGAT ATTTCTTTGCTGAAAAGGTATGAGAACGATCGGAAAGCAGCAAATATTGCAATGGCAGCGGTACTAGATGGTTTCCAGAAGATCTACTCTGTTGATTTTGGACCCCTCAATGTGCTTAGGGCTGCAGCGTTTCATGGTGCCCAGTACATATCACCACTGAAGAAGAACATAATCTCTTATGCAATGGGCGACACGAAATGGCCGCTGTTACTGTAA
- the LOC102706549 gene encoding E3 ubiquitin-protein ligase RNF170-like, with protein MSSPSASPVPPDDDVCSVCHDRFRIPCQANCSHWFCGECIIRVWNHGPAVQPCKCPICRRLINLLVPANVSIDNNDDPQVQHVLGEVQHYNRIFGGAHRSLTQRLEDLPFFIRRMFRELLDPQRTLPLVFRARMILMVALSAIYILSPVDILPESVLGLCGYFDDFLVLLIVFLHLAAVYRSLLLYRHGGH; from the exons ATGAGCTCCCcctcggcgtcgccggtgccgccgGACGACGACGTCTGCTCCGTCTGCCACGACCGCTTCCGGATCCCCTGCCAGGCCAACTGCTCCCATTGGTTCTGCG GAGAGTGCATTATCCGTGTTTGGAATCATGGACCTGCTGTACAGCCTTGCAAGTGTCCCATTTGCCGTCGCCTTATAAATCTTCTGGTACCAGCTAATGTATCAATAGATAACAATGACGACCCACAAGTTCAGCATGTTCTAGGAGAGGTTCAGCATTACAACCGCATATTTGGTGGAGCACACCGCAGCCTGACTCAG AGGTTGGAAGACCTACCCTTTTTCATCAGAAGAATGTTCAGAGAACTATTGGATCCCCAGAGGACCCTCCCACTTGTCTTCAGGGCGAGGATGATCTTGATG GTAGCATTGAGTGCAATTTATATCCTGAGTCCGGTCGACATTCTTCCTGAAA GCGTGCTGGGGCTGTGCGGATACTTCGATGACTTTCTCGTGCTGCTGATTGTGTTCCTCCATCTTGCTGCTGTCTACCGCTCTCTCCTGCTCTACCGCCACGGAGGCCATTGA
- the LOC102705991 gene encoding subtilisin-like protease SBT3.17 has product MKPSSTAISLLLAVAVAVAMAAAEEGPAANYLVFVDAPPSGVICTTYQLGILAAALGSEEKAKGAIIYNYKNVVSGFSARLTPSELEAVKKQPQVNRVLPSTTLSLMSSNFDGIS; this is encoded by the exons ATGAAGCCTTCTTCCACCGCCATCTCCCTCTtactcgccgtcgccgtcgccgtcgccatggccgccgccgaggaaggTCCGGCCGCCAACTACCTCGTCTTCGTCGACGCCCCGCCCTCCGGCGTCATCTGCACCACCTACCAGCTCggcatcctcgccgccgcgctcggcaG CGAGGAGAAGGCGAAGGGTGCCATCATATACAACTACAAGAACGTGGTGAGCGGGTTCTCGGCGAGGCTCACGCCGTCGGAGCTGGAGGCGGTGAAGA AGCAACCTCAGGTGAACCGGGTGCTGCCGAGCACGACATTGTCGCTCATGAGCAGCAACTTCGACGGCATCAGCTGA
- the LOC102705705 gene encoding ammonium transporter 3 member 2, with protein MASPSVVVPVAYQGNTSASVADWLNKGDNAWQLVAATVVGLQSVPGLVVLYGGVVKKKWAVNSAFMALYAFAAVWICWVTWAYNMSFGEKLIPIWGKARPALNQGLLVGRAALPATVHYRADGSVETAMVEPFYPMATVVYFQCVFAAITLILVAGSLLGRMSFLAWMIFVPLWLTFSYTVGAFSLWGGGFLFHWGVIDYCGGYVIHLSAGIAGFTAAYWVGPRAQKDRERFPPNNILFTLTGAGLLWMGWAGFNGGGPYAANSVASMAVLNTNICTAMSLIVWTCLDVVFFNKPSVVGAVQGMITGLVCITPGAGVVQGWAALVMGVLAGSIPWYTMMILHKRSKILQRVDDTLGVFHTHGVAGMLGGLLTGLFAEPTLCNLFLPVADSRGAFYGGPGGAQFGKQIAGGLFVVAWNVVVTSLICLAINLLVPLRMPDDKLEVGDDAVHGEEAYALWGDGEMYDVTKHGADADAAAVAPV; from the exons atggcgtcgccgtcggtggtGGTGCCGGTGGCGTACCAGGGGAACACGTCGGCGTCGGTGGCGGACTGGCTGAACAAGGGAGACAACGCGTGGCagctggtggcggcgacggtggtgggGCTGCAGAGTGTGCCGGGGCTGGTGGTGCTGTACGGCGGCGTGGTGAAGAAGAAATGGGCGGTGAACTCGGCGTTCATGGCGCTgtacgccttcgccgccgtgtGGATCTGCTGGGTCACCTGGGCGTACAACATGTCGTTCGGGGAGAAGCTGATCCCGATCTGGGGCAAGGCCCGGCCGGCGCTCAACCAgggcctcctcgtcggccgcgCCGCCCTGCCGGCGACGGTGCACTACCGCGCCGACGGCAGCGTGGAGACGGCCATGGTGGAGCCCTTCTACCCGATGGCCACCGTCGTCTACTTCCAGTGCGTGTTCGCCGCCATCACGCTCATCCTCGTCGCCGGGTCGCTGCTCGGCCGCATGAGCTTCCTCGCCTGGATGATCTTCGTCCCCCTCTGGCTCACCTTCTCCTACACCGTCGGCGCCTTCTCCCTCTGGGGCGGCGGCTTCCTCTTCCACTGGGGCGTCATCGACTACTGCGGCGGCTACGTCATCCACCTCTCCGCCGGCATCGCCGGCTTCACCGCCGCCTACTGG GTGGGCCCGCGGGCGCAGAAGGACAGGGAGAGGTTCCCGCCGAACAACATCCTGTTCACGCTGACCGGAGCCGGGCTGCTGTGGATGGGGTGGGCCGGCTTCAACGGCGGCGGTCCGTACGCCGCCAACTCCGTCGCCTCCATGGCCGTCCTCAACACCAACATCTGCACCGCCATGAGCCTCATCGTCTGGACCTGCCTCGACGTCGTCTTCTTCAACAAGCCctccgtcgtcggcgccgtccaGGGCATGATCACCGGCCTCGTCTGCATCACCCCCGGCGCAG GCGTGGTGCAGGGATGGGCGGCGCTGGTGATGGGGGTGCTCGCCGGCAGCATCCCGTGGTACACCATGATGATCCTCCACAAGCGCTCCAAGATCCTGCAGCGCGTCGACGACACGCTCGGCGTCTTCCACACCCACGGCGTCGCCGGCATGCTCGGCGGCCTCCTCACCGGCCTCTTCGCCGAGCCCACCCTCTGCAACCTCTTCCTCCCCGTCGCCGACTCCAGGGGCGCCTTCTACGgcggccccggcggcgccCAGTTCGGCAAGCAGATCGCCGGCGGCCTCTTCGTCGTCGCCTGGAACGTCGTCGTCACCTCGCTCATCTGCCTCGCCATCAACCTCCTCGTGCCGCTGCGCATGCCCGACGACAAGCTcgaggtcggcgacgacgccgtccACGGCGAGGAGGCCTACGCGCTctggggcgacggcgagatgTACGACGTCACCAAgcacggcgccgacgccgacgccgccgccgttgcgcCCGTATGA
- the LOC102706269 gene encoding uncharacterized protein LOC102706269 — MLAKSPALPFLTAAAIGLSTTCDILSSPNVGFSKKYGGRLTIQANVESGRTQNSRTHRKWRTFSANQAQATVVDAGDSKTWEEAKQILTSLDFSIEDADKMLKKAFGWIHSPYWSEERKKEIPNAEVVSGVLNYVRSLGLSDDDLCKLLKKFPEVLGCDLDSEVKLNVSKLDSDWGINGKTLRSLLLRNPKVLGYNVDCRGDCMAQCTRCWVRF; from the exons ATGTTGGCGAAATCACCAGCATTGCCCTTCCTAACTGCTGCTGCGATCGGCCTCTCGACAACT TGTGATATCTTGAGTTCACCAAATGTTGGATTTTCTAAGAAATATGGTGGAAGATTAACTATCCAGGCAAACGTTGAATCTGGAAGAACTCAAAATAGTAGGACTCACAGAAAATGGAGGACGTTCTCTGCTAATCAAGCTCAAGCTACTGTTGTCGATGCTGGTGACAGTAAAACATGGGAAGAAGCAAAACAGATACTCACGTCATTGGATTTCTCCATTGAAGACGCTGACAAAATGCTGAAGAAGGCATTTGGATGGATTCATTCACCATACTGGAgtgaagagagaaagaaggagATTCCAAATGCTGAGGTGGTTAGTGGAGTACTAAACTACGTTAGGAGTCTTGGACTCTCCGATGATGATCTTTGCAAATTACTGAAGAAATTCCCAGAAGTACTTGGATGTGATCTTGACAGCGAGGTGAAACTGAATGTTAGTAAGCTGGACAGTGACTGGGGAATAAATGGAAAAACTCTCCGGAGTCTTCTTTTAAGGAACCCAAAAGTTTTGGGATACAATGTGGACTGCCGAGGTGACTGCATGGCCCAGTGCACCCGTTGCTGGGTTAGGTTCTAG
- the LOC102700792 gene encoding zinc finger protein STOP1 homolog: MMTSGVDQFSNINQAMYLQPDQDFSQMIMELCDLDGSSTTQGRHVGEAADAEQSSCDVGAVLTYLTFLEQKIGHLRGIISSTPHPPPQIVSAELSCIVVQLVSISKNLAAGRGGEDADAKNYGSDGDDGDGEHLPVRGSYEVVQIEKEEILAPHVHFCAVCGKGFKRDANLRMHMRGHGDEHKSAAALAKPGRSPSPTPATDTARRCFYSCPYVGCKRNREHKSFQPLKTPICVKNHYRRSHCDKSFTCRRCNVKKFSVLADLRTHEKHCGRDRWVCSCGTSFSRKDKLFGHVAVFDGHTPALPPEEYDDEATTAAGSDAMSCSGQLQHGGEAVNRMVDTDKCFSESIFDGLRCSDIRGSMDDGHDYCDFDGIDLFAAATFDFL; encoded by the coding sequence ATGATGACTAGCGGTGTTGATCAATTCAGCAATATCAATCAGGCGATGTACCTGCAGCCTGATCAAGACTTCTCCCAGATGATCATGGAGCTATGCGATCTTGATGGGAGCAGCACGACGCAAGGCCGCCATGTTGGCGAAGCAGCAGATGCGGAGCAGTCCAGCTGCGACGTGGGAGCGGTACTGACGTACCTGACATTTCTGGAGCAGAAGATCGGCCACCTCCGCGGCATAATCTCCTCGACgccgcacccgccgccgcagatCGTGTCCGCCGAGCTCAGCTGCATCGTCGTGCAGCTCGTCTCCATCTCCAAGAACCTCGCCgcgggccgcggcggcgaggacgcggaCGCCAAGAACTATgggagcgacggcgacgatggcgacggcgagcacctCCCGGTGAGGGGCTCCTACGAGGTGGTGCAGATCGAGAAGGAGGAGATCCTCGCGCCGCACGTGCACTTCTGCGCGGTGTGCGGCAAGGGCTTCAAGCGCGACGCCAACCTGCGGATGCACATGCGCGGCCACGGCGACGAGCACAAGTCGGCGGCCGCTCTCGCCAAGCCCGgcaggtcgccgtcgccgacgccggcgacggacaCGGCGAGGAGGTGCTTCTACTCCTGCCCCTACGTGGGGTGCAAGAGGAACAGGGAGCACAAGAGCTTCCAGCCGCTGAAGACGCCCATCTGCGTCAAGAACCATTACCGCCGGAGCCACTGCGACAAGAGCTTCACCTGCCGCCGGTGCAACGTCAAGAAGTTCTCCGTGCTCGCCGATCTCCGCACGCACGAGAAGCACTGCGGCCGCGACCGCTGGGTCTGCTCCTGCGGCACCTCCTTCTCCAGGAAGGACAAGCTGTTCGGCCACGTCGCCGTCTTCGACGGCCACACGCCGGCGCTACCGCCGGAGGAGTACGACGACGAGGCCACGACGGCAGCTGGCTCTGACGCCATGTCCTGCTCGggtcagctgcagcacggcggcgaggcagtgAACAGAATGGTGGACACGGACAAGTGCTTCTCCGAGAGCATCTTCGATGGCTTGAGGTGTTCAGACATCAGAGGCAGCATGGATGATGGCCACGACTACTGTGACTTTGATGGAATTGATCTCTTTGCAGCGGCAACATTcgattttttatga